A window of Methanosphaera sp. WGK6 contains these coding sequences:
- a CDS encoding NUDIX hydrolase — protein sequence MKTFNMYVKTIVSSEHGKILLIKQKRMDNKPRWDLPGAPLTEEQSFDETVVHNIQKEIGYSVYPGKIIGISSHVTRNMKDLYVIMEGTILNGDLILSTRYEEFAWIDINRIAEYPLVPWLNEYIKNTSTPFNDVAIEINDLNEKNLRRREVIQENIINNAKEYTHEANNEISENVKNSFSMLKNTIKRTFHPKEAKITKPIPKNNIYTNEETSKTNFTDKFNIMKKNKPEHEEIILKESTDDIIIDREDIIISHDEDIVPDQVNKPVAKKPQKNYFDMNINRQNNMKKEEIPSITVIQENEKVPHIRKEKESAKKVSFNSENMKRSGWKARLNEINRTDANNEKKIAPLPKGKRRN from the coding sequence ATGAAAACATTTAACATGTATGTTAAAACCATTGTAAGTAGTGAACATGGAAAAATACTACTCATTAAACAAAAACGTATGGATAATAAGCCGAGATGGGACTTGCCTGGTGCCCCACTAACAGAAGAACAAAGTTTTGATGAAACTGTTGTGCATAATATCCAAAAAGAAATCGGATACTCTGTATATCCTGGAAAAATAATAGGTATTTCCAGCCATGTAACTAGAAATATGAAAGATTTATATGTTATCATGGAAGGAACTATTCTAAATGGAGATTTAATTCTTTCAACTAGATACGAAGAATTTGCATGGATTGATATTAATAGAATAGCAGAATACCCATTAGTTCCATGGTTAAATGAATATATCAAAAATACATCAACACCATTCAATGATGTTGCTATAGAAATTAACGACTTAAATGAGAAGAATCTAAGAAGAAGAGAAGTTATTCAAGAAAATATAATAAATAACGCTAAAGAATATACTCATGAAGCAAACAATGAAATATCAGAAAATGTGAAAAACTCATTTTCAATGCTGAAAAATACGATTAAAAGAACATTCCATCCAAAAGAAGCAAAAATAACCAAACCTATACCTAAAAACAATATATACACAAATGAAGAAACTAGTAAAACAAATTTCACAGATAAATTTAACATAATGAAAAAAAATAAACCAGAACATGAAGAAATTATATTAAAAGAATCTACAGATGATATTATAATTGACCGTGAAGATATCATAATTAGTCATGATGAAGATATTGTACCCGATCAAGTTAATAAACCAGTTGCTAAAAAACCCCAAAAAAATTATTTTGATATGAATATAAATCGACAAAATAATATGAAAAAAGAAGAAATTCCTTCAATAACAGTAATACAGGAAAACGAAAAGGTCCCACATATTCGAAAAGAAAAAGAATCTGCTAAAAAAGTTAGTTTCAACTCAGAAAATATGAAAAGAAGCGGATGGAAAGCTAGATTAAATGAAATTAACAGAACTGATGCAAATAATGAGAAAAAAATAGCTCCTCTTCCAAAAGGTAAAAGAAGAAATTAA